From Phalacrocorax carbo chromosome 6, bPhaCar2.1, whole genome shotgun sequence, a single genomic window includes:
- the RGS5 gene encoding regulator of G-protein signaling 5 → MCKGLAALPHTCLERAKEIKTKLGTLLQKPDSAIDFIIPYPEKPEKPPKAQKPSPEEALQWRDSLEKLLQNPYGLASFRSFLRSEFSEENVEFWVACEDYKKTKSPMKMAEKAKKIYEEFIQTEATKEVNIDHFTKAVTMKNLVEPSPSSFDMAQKRIFALMEKDSLPRFVRSELYQELIK, encoded by the exons GGCTAAGGAGATCAAGACCAAGCTGGGCACACTGCTCCAGAAGCCTGACTCGGCCATTGACTTTATCATCCCCTACCCAGAGAAGCCGGAGAAGCCACCCAAGGCCCAGAA GCCATCACCAGAGGAGGCTCTGCAGTGGCGTGATTCCCTGGAGAAACTCCTGCAAAACCCCT ATGGTCTCGCCAGCTTCCgcagcttcctgcgctctgaGTTCAGTGAGGAGAACGTTGAGTTTTGGGTGGCCTGTGAGGACTATAAGAAAACCAAGTCCCCTATGAAGATGGCAGAGAAGGCCAAGAAGATCTACGAGGAGTTCATCCAGACCGAGGCAACCAAAGAG GTGAACATCGACCACTTCACCAAGGCTGTGACCATGAAGAACCTGGTGGAACCATCACCAAGCAGCTTTGACATGGCCCAGAAGAGGATCTTTGCCCTGATGGAGAAAGACTCCCTGCCCAGATTTGTGCGGTCGGAGCTTTATCAGGAGTTAATCAAGTAG
- the RGS4 gene encoding regulator of G-protein signaling 4 isoform X1, whose translation MCKGLAALPATCLKSAKDMKHRLGFLLQKSDSCDYSSSQGKKEKISSSQRVSQEEVRKWADSLENLIHHDRGLAAFRAFLKSEYSEENIEFWVSCEDYKKTKSPAKLSPKARKIYDEFISVQATKEVNLDSCTREKTSHNMLEPTLSCFDEAQRKIFTLMEKDSYRRFLKSHYYLDLVSPPGAGCGPENCKSSHSHTLDCNSNIISQCA comes from the exons ATGTGCAAGGGACTCGCTGCACTGCCAGCCACTTGCTTAAAAAG TGCCAAAGACATGAAGCATCGTCTGGGCTTCTTGCTGCAGAAGTCAGACTCCTGTGACTACAGCTCTTCCCagggcaagaaggagaaaatatcTTCAAGCCAGAG GGTTAGCCAAGAGGAAGTCAGAAAGTGGGCAGACTCTTTGGAAAACTTGATCCATCATGACA GAGGACTGGCTGCTTTCCGTGCTTTTCTCAAATCTGAGTACAGTGAGGAAAACATCGAGTTCTGGGTCAGTTGTGAGGACTACAAGAAAACCAAATCACCAGCCAAGCTCAGCCCCAAGGCCAGAAAGATCTATGATGAGTTCATCTCAGTGCAGGCAACAAAAGAG GTGAACCTGGATTCATGCACACGGGAGAAGACGAGCCACAATATGCTGGAGCCTACACTGTCCTGCTTTGATGAGgctcagagaaaaatattcaccCTCATGGAAAAGGATTCTTACCGCCGTTTCCTCAAGTCCCACTACTACCTGGACTTGGTGAGCCCACCTGGTGCTGGCTGCGGGCCCGaaaactgcaaaagcagccACAGTCACACCTTAGACTGCAACTCGAACATCATCTCTCAGTGCGCCTGA
- the RGS4 gene encoding regulator of G-protein signaling 4 isoform X2 encodes MCKGLAALPATCLKSAKDMKHRLGFLLQKSDSCDYSSSQGKKEKISSSQRVSQEEVRKWADSLENLIHHDSEPGFMHTGEDEPQYAGAYTVLL; translated from the exons ATGTGCAAGGGACTCGCTGCACTGCCAGCCACTTGCTTAAAAAG TGCCAAAGACATGAAGCATCGTCTGGGCTTCTTGCTGCAGAAGTCAGACTCCTGTGACTACAGCTCTTCCCagggcaagaaggagaaaatatcTTCAAGCCAGAG GGTTAGCCAAGAGGAAGTCAGAAAGTGGGCAGACTCTTTGGAAAACTTGATCCATCATGACA GTGAACCTGGATTCATGCACACGGGAGAAGACGAGCCACAATATGCTGGAGCCTACACTGTCCTGCTTTGA